One window of the Candidatus Jettenia sp. genome contains the following:
- the atpG gene encoding ATP synthase F1 subunit gamma, which produces MLSTREIKQRIRSISSIKQITRAMEMVAASRLKKVESRVVASRAYTERMHMVLNHLVSTLEKAHPWFAEKGQEISVIKAILITGDKGLCGAYNNNIIQKVVRFMKDQSDKKVKLILIGKKGYQYFSKGIYAPAIEEYIPESVEKLGYSRVQAIAAQLINGYDSNAFGELHIFYTKFHTVMQSFPTSMRLLPIEKDIFESKEKSGGEYIFEPSAEQIINHLFPKFIETRLYQCILESLTSEYAARRVAMIAATENAGEMIEELTSTYNKARQEAITKELLEVVSGAEALVR; this is translated from the coding sequence ATGCTGAGTACTCGAGAAATTAAACAACGTATCAGGAGTATTTCAAGTATCAAGCAAATTACGCGCGCCATGGAAATGGTTGCTGCGAGCCGGCTAAAAAAGGTTGAGTCCAGGGTTGTAGCATCGCGAGCTTATACCGAACGAATGCATATGGTCTTGAACCATCTCGTTTCCACATTGGAAAAAGCCCATCCGTGGTTTGCAGAAAAAGGACAGGAGATTTCCGTTATAAAAGCTATTTTGATTACAGGGGATAAGGGACTTTGTGGAGCTTATAATAACAATATCATACAAAAAGTAGTTCGATTCATGAAGGATCAATCTGATAAAAAAGTGAAATTAATCCTCATCGGAAAGAAAGGATATCAGTATTTTTCTAAAGGAATCTATGCTCCTGCTATTGAAGAATACATTCCTGAAAGTGTGGAGAAGCTCGGATATAGCCGGGTGCAGGCGATAGCTGCTCAGCTAATTAATGGGTACGATAGTAATGCGTTTGGAGAGTTGCATATATTTTATACGAAATTTCATACTGTTATGCAATCTTTCCCTACGAGTATGCGATTGCTACCCATAGAAAAAGATATTTTTGAATCGAAAGAAAAATCAGGTGGTGAATATATTTTTGAGCCATCGGCAGAACAGATAATTAATCATCTTTTCCCGAAATTCATAGAGACTCGATTGTATCAGTGTATTTTAGAATCCTTAACATCTGAATATGCTGCAAGGCGAGTGGCCATGATTGCCGCTACTGAGAATGCCGGTGAAATGATTGAAGAATTAACCAGTACTTACAATAAGGCTCGGCAAGAAGCAATAACGAAGGAATTATTAGAGGTTGTTTCGGGTGCCGAAGCGCTCGTAAGGTGA
- the atpD gene encoding F0F1 ATP synthase subunit beta, which produces MKEGARLLAGKNNKGTIVQVIGPVIDVRFSPGNLPPIKNAVTIKDAKRNISVVAEIAQHLGNDTVRCIAMSSTDGLIRGMDATDTGAPITVPVGKDVLGRVFNLLGDPIDKLGEVKVTNRFPIHRPSPSFEERETVTTVLETGLKVIDLLAPFARGGKIGMFGGAGVGKTVLIMELIRSIATEHGGYSAFAGVGERTREGNDLWLEMKESGVIDKTVLVFGQMNEPPGARLRVALTGLTMAEYFRDAEGQDVLLFIDNIFRFVQAGSEVSALLGRMPSAVGYQPTLATEMGDLQERITTTKKGSITSLQAVYVPADDFTDPAPVTTFPHLDATISLSRQIAELGIYPAVDPLRSTSRILDPRIVSQEHYEVAREVQRILQRYKELQDFIAILGMEELSEEDKILVGRARRLQRFLSQPFFVAEQFTGTKGKYVPLKDTIKAFKEVVEGKHDSLPEQAFYMVGGIEEVIEKAKQMGG; this is translated from the coding sequence ATGAAGGAAGGAGCAAGACTTTTGGCCGGAAAAAATAATAAAGGAACAATTGTACAAGTAATTGGACCAGTTATTGATGTGCGTTTTTCTCCAGGTAATCTTCCCCCTATAAAAAACGCCGTTACTATAAAAGATGCAAAAAGGAATATTTCTGTTGTTGCTGAAATTGCACAGCATTTAGGAAATGATACGGTCCGGTGTATTGCAATGTCATCAACAGATGGACTTATCAGAGGTATGGATGCTACCGATACAGGGGCGCCAATTACCGTACCCGTTGGAAAAGATGTGCTCGGTAGAGTTTTTAATCTTTTAGGTGATCCAATCGATAAGCTGGGAGAGGTAAAAGTAACGAACCGTTTTCCTATTCATCGTCCTTCACCATCATTTGAAGAGAGAGAAACTGTTACTACGGTATTAGAAACAGGTTTAAAAGTTATTGACCTCCTTGCTCCTTTTGCTCGTGGTGGAAAAATTGGAATGTTTGGAGGCGCAGGAGTAGGAAAAACCGTATTGATTATGGAACTTATTAGAAGTATTGCTACTGAACACGGTGGTTATTCTGCATTTGCAGGTGTTGGCGAGAGAACTCGTGAGGGGAATGATCTATGGCTTGAAATGAAGGAGTCAGGGGTTATCGATAAGACGGTACTAGTCTTTGGTCAGATGAATGAGCCTCCTGGCGCCAGATTGAGAGTTGCTTTAACGGGTTTGACTATGGCAGAATATTTTAGAGATGCAGAAGGACAAGATGTACTCTTATTTATTGATAACATCTTTAGATTTGTACAGGCCGGTTCTGAAGTATCAGCACTTCTGGGCCGTATGCCTTCTGCTGTAGGTTATCAGCCTACATTGGCTACAGAAATGGGAGATCTTCAGGAGCGGATTACTACAACAAAGAAGGGTTCAATTACTTCCTTACAGGCGGTTTACGTTCCTGCTGATGACTTTACTGATCCTGCACCGGTAACAACCTTTCCACACTTAGATGCTACAATCTCCTTGTCCCGTCAGATTGCAGAGTTAGGTATCTATCCCGCAGTAGATCCTCTGAGATCAACCTCCAGAATACTTGATCCAAGAATTGTAAGTCAGGAACATTACGAAGTTGCCAGAGAAGTGCAGAGGATATTGCAACGATATAAAGAACTCCAGGACTTTATAGCTATTTTAGGTATGGAAGAACTCTCAGAAGAGGATAAAATATTGGTAGGTAGGGCCAGAAGGCTACAAAGGTTCTTGTCGCAACCATTTTTTGTTGCTGAGCAGTTTACCGGTACAAAAGGTAAGTATGTACCTTTGAAGGATACCATTAAAGCGTTTAAAGAGGTAGTTGAGGGTAAGCATGATAGCTTACCTGAGCAGGCTTTCTATATGGTAGGTGGTATTGAAGAAGTGATAGAAAAGGCGAAGCAAATGGGTGGATAA
- the atpC gene encoding ATP synthase F1 subunit epsilon, translating into MAKTFKFEIITPEKVVYSNPVQSITAVGTEGALGILADHAPLITELQTSVLAVTDTNNKSIRFALDGGFLEVMANNVIVLTDSCVMEGEVDIEKMRAEKESAEKALAMGGTTEVKEKAQAALKRANVWLSLANK; encoded by the coding sequence ATGGCTAAAACATTTAAATTTGAGATTATTACGCCTGAAAAAGTTGTTTATAGCAATCCTGTACAAAGCATTACTGCTGTTGGAACTGAGGGTGCTTTGGGTATACTTGCAGATCATGCTCCTCTGATTACAGAACTTCAGACGAGTGTATTGGCGGTTACTGATACAAATAATAAATCGATACGTTTTGCCCTTGATGGCGGTTTTTTGGAAGTTATGGCTAACAATGTTATTGTGCTGACTGATTCATGTGTTATGGAAGGTGAAGTGGATATCGAAAAAATGCGTGCCGAAAAGGAATCTGCAGAAAAAGCTTTAGCTATGGGAGGAACCACTGAAGTTAAAGAGAAAGCTCAGGCTGCTTTAAAAAGAGCTAACGTATGGCTTAGTTTGGCAAACAAATGA
- the rfbB gene encoding dTDP-glucose 4,6-dehydratase yields the protein MSILITGGAGFIGSHFVRRMVNQDKQVVVLDKLTYAGNLQNLKDITEDSKRSKQCKFYKGDICNQELVEHIVSAEGVDVIVNFAAETHVDRSILSASTFIDTDMKGVFILLEAARHHKVKKFIQISTDEVYGTAHHGAFRETDALNPSNPYSASKAGGDRLAYSYWITYRLPIIITRASNNYGPYQYPEKFIPLFITNALEDRKLPLYGDGKQVRDWIHVEDHCASIDFLMIHGKDGEVYNIGGGNEWSNIDTASLILKELKKDKTLIEHVKDREGHDRRYALDCTKLASLGCKPKIKFENGLKDTIQWYKNNQGWWNRIKNGEFMEYYNRQYNHRFRNSPIC from the coding sequence ATGTCTATACTTATTACGGGTGGTGCAGGGTTTATTGGAAGCCATTTTGTCCGCCGTATGGTTAATCAAGATAAGCAAGTGGTAGTGCTTGATAAATTAACCTATGCGGGCAATCTTCAAAATCTAAAGGATATCACAGAAGATTCAAAAAGGTCTAAACAATGTAAATTTTACAAAGGGGACATTTGTAATCAAGAGCTAGTAGAACATATTGTGTCTGCGGAAGGGGTTGATGTAATCGTCAACTTTGCTGCTGAAACACATGTCGACCGAAGCATTTTGAGCGCAAGCACCTTCATCGATACAGATATGAAGGGTGTTTTTATCCTTTTAGAGGCAGCAAGGCATCATAAGGTCAAAAAATTTATTCAGATATCTACAGATGAAGTGTATGGGACAGCCCATCATGGCGCCTTCAGGGAGACAGATGCCTTAAACCCCAGTAACCCTTATTCTGCAAGTAAGGCGGGCGGAGACAGACTTGCTTATTCGTATTGGATAACCTACAGGTTACCTATCATTATAACAAGAGCCTCTAATAATTATGGTCCATATCAGTATCCTGAAAAATTCATTCCTCTCTTTATCACGAATGCGTTAGAAGACAGGAAGCTTCCATTATATGGTGATGGAAAACAAGTAAGGGATTGGATTCATGTTGAAGATCATTGTGCCAGCATTGATTTTCTCATGATACATGGGAAAGATGGCGAAGTGTACAATATCGGTGGAGGTAATGAGTGGTCTAATATCGATACAGCGAGTCTTATCCTGAAAGAGCTTAAGAAAGACAAGACTTTGATAGAACATGTGAAGGATAGAGAAGGACATGATAGACGCTATGCTTTAGATTGTACTAAACTTGCATCTTTAGGCTGTAAACCAAAAATAAAATTTGAAAATGGCCTTAAAGATACGATACAATGGTACAAGAATAATCAGGGATGGTGGAACCGGATAAAGAACGGTGAATTTATGGAATATTATAACAGGCAGTATAATCATCGTTTCAGAAATTCGCCAATTTGTTAG
- the atpF gene encoding F0F1 ATP synthase subunit B, translating into MDILNTLGINFKSIIIQGTGFLILLFVLKKFLFGKISAVIKARTDEVRSTYEKIEKDRAEAENVKLEYQRKLSEAEADAARRIQEAINEGNRISEEIIKRAREEVELVRIKAQEGIEQERKKALTEIKNQVVTLSILASSRIIKQSISPQTAEELVDSFIEEIGELRVR; encoded by the coding sequence TTGGATATTTTGAATACCCTGGGAATCAATTTTAAATCTATTATTATCCAGGGAACTGGTTTTTTAATACTGCTCTTTGTTCTTAAGAAATTTCTTTTTGGTAAGATATCAGCTGTAATAAAAGCTCGAACGGATGAAGTAAGAAGCACCTACGAGAAGATTGAAAAAGATAGAGCAGAGGCAGAAAATGTTAAGTTGGAGTATCAAAGGAAGCTTTCTGAGGCAGAAGCTGATGCTGCCAGGCGGATTCAGGAAGCTATAAATGAGGGTAATCGTATTAGCGAAGAAATTATTAAACGTGCTAGGGAAGAGGTTGAACTGGTCAGGATAAAGGCGCAAGAAGGGATTGAACAAGAGCGGAAGAAAGCTCTGACAGAAATAAAGAATCAGGTAGTGACTCTTTCCATTTTAGCTTCTTCCAGGATCATTAAGCAGTCGATAAGTCCACAGACAGCTGAGGAGCTTGTTGATAGCTTTATTGAAGAAATAGGGGAATTGCGTGTTAGATAA
- the atpH gene encoding ATP synthase F1 subunit delta, whose product MLDKSAAIAFVNALLEVALKKGNFEQIEKELDLVSDVITRHDNLKKILFHPSIPRSEKKDLIKNVFGGSVSDLMKNFLYLLVDRRKIGLLEFIPEVYKTVASEKKGIVKARVQTVIPLVGERLDNFKKQLSKLTGKTVEVEVVHNPDILGGMIIQIGNKMIDGSVVNKLKNLKTRLLSLRTT is encoded by the coding sequence GTGTTAGATAAAAGTGCTGCAATTGCATTTGTTAATGCCCTTTTAGAAGTAGCTTTAAAGAAGGGAAATTTTGAACAAATTGAGAAAGAACTGGATTTGGTTTCTGATGTAATCACAAGACACGATAACCTTAAAAAAATATTGTTTCATCCATCGATTCCAAGAAGTGAGAAGAAGGATTTAATCAAGAATGTGTTTGGTGGATCTGTCTCAGATCTCATGAAAAATTTTTTGTATTTATTAGTGGATCGGAGAAAGATAGGCCTTCTGGAATTTATTCCTGAGGTATATAAAACGGTTGCGAGTGAAAAGAAAGGAATCGTAAAAGCCAGAGTGCAGACAGTCATACCTCTGGTAGGAGAACGGCTAGATAACTTTAAAAAGCAGCTTAGTAAACTTACTGGTAAAACAGTAGAGGTTGAAGTTGTTCATAATCCAGATATTTTGGGAGGTATGATAATCCAAATTGGTAATAAAATGATTGATGGAAGTGTTGTGAACAAATTAAAAAATCTCAAAACCAGATTACTATCGCTGCGAACAACGTAG
- the atpB gene encoding F0F1 ATP synthase subunit A: MSGAGDGGEKTTELPSFVDLVPIDAHSHFLGLTKHEWVPIIMSATIIIFLALFSMLATRKLRKTPGKLQAFLEILVEGLENFTRSQMGRAAGPFIPFIGTLFIYIFAMNMLGQIPLFHSPTSNFNTTIALTLIVFFVTHYQGVKNNGVVGYLKHMAGKPIWLAPLVFPLHLMQELLSRPLSLSMRLFGNVMGEDTIIAIFIGISPFLLGYIPLPMHLPMVFLALLGSTIQAMIFSLLASFYIAGAIGIHEEEHH, encoded by the coding sequence GTGTCTGGTGCAGGTGATGGAGGCGAAAAAACAACTGAATTACCATCGTTTGTAGATTTAGTGCCTATCGATGCCCATAGTCATTTTTTAGGATTAACAAAGCACGAGTGGGTACCTATAATAATGTCGGCAACGATAATTATTTTTTTGGCATTATTTTCTATGCTTGCAACGAGAAAGTTGCGAAAAACCCCTGGTAAGCTTCAGGCTTTTCTAGAAATCCTTGTGGAAGGGCTTGAAAATTTTACCAGATCACAGATGGGACGAGCTGCAGGGCCCTTTATTCCGTTTATTGGGACATTGTTCATCTATATTTTTGCTATGAATATGCTAGGGCAAATTCCCCTGTTTCACTCACCAACGAGTAATTTTAATACTACTATTGCCTTAACATTAATCGTTTTTTTTGTTACGCACTACCAGGGAGTGAAAAACAATGGCGTTGTAGGGTATCTTAAGCATATGGCTGGAAAGCCAATTTGGCTTGCCCCACTCGTTTTTCCTTTACATTTAATGCAAGAATTGCTTTCACGTCCATTATCTTTATCTATGCGTTTGTTTGGTAATGTTATGGGAGAAGATACAATTATTGCAATATTTATAGGAATTTCTCCGTTTCTCCTGGGTTACATCCCTTTACCCATGCATCTACCGATGGTCTTTCTTGCCTTATTAGGAAGTACAATACAAGCAATGATTTTTTCATTATTAGCAAGTTTTTATATAGCGGGTGCAATTGGCATCCATGAAGAAGAGCATCATTAA
- a CDS encoding carboxypeptidase regulatory-like domain-containing protein yields MIHSKLLSGLFLIFIFINFAFVNISAGAWYKQEVDDPVYFSNNYSRAITIDTNNNPHIVYGGDHLYYTYYDGSEWQYEIVDSSPGIGYYASIALDTSNKAHISYYDWNNKDLKYATNRSGSWIMRRLDTIGDIGSYTSIAVDRSNKVHISYYDATNGNLKYISNVSGKWIKETIDDDENAIGLYTSIALDTSDKVHISYFDSTDSNLKYITNASGTWIANTVDSSEDVGRYTSIAIDTSDKVHISYYDLTNGDLKYVTNITNSWVQYTVDSNKDVGQYTSIAIDTSGKVHISYYSIFMGDLKYATNASGAWVITLVDTNGILGQYTSIALDTLNKAHICYYNYSSRHLKYTTNASNSWVKVNLDKSEVVGTYSSIAIDKSNKIHISYYDSLHNNLKYATNASGLWETATIDSNGDVGEYSSLALDRAGKVHISYYDDTNNNLKYATNTSGTWVTTTVDSYGDVGKYCSLALDTAGKVHISYYDDTNDNLKYATNIPDAWIATTVDSDGIVGKYTSLALGTAGDVHISYYDDTNHDLKYAMNESNQWVVTTMDSNGIVGQYTSLALDTEGKVHISYYDDTNDDLKYATNVSGSWIKNTVDSNGSVGRYTSIISGAQSKVRISYYDSSKGNLKFAANSSGSWTMWPLDFLGDVGGHTSIALKSGKIHISYYDYTNGDLKYITNTPSL; encoded by the coding sequence ATGATTCATAGCAAACTCTTATCAGGTCTTTTTTTAATCTTTATCTTTATTAATTTTGCTTTTGTAAATATTTCAGCAGGCGCTTGGTATAAACAGGAAGTAGATGATCCAGTATATTTCTCTAATAATTACTCAAGGGCAATAACAATTGATACCAATAACAATCCCCACATTGTTTATGGAGGAGACCATCTTTATTATACATATTATGACGGCAGCGAATGGCAATACGAGATTGTAGACTCATCACCTGGAATCGGTTACTATGCCTCCATAGCCCTTGACACATCGAATAAGGCGCATATCAGCTATTATGATTGGAATAATAAAGATCTTAAATATGCCACAAATAGATCAGGCAGCTGGATAATGAGGAGATTGGATACTATTGGAGATATAGGCTCCTATACATCCATAGCAGTAGACAGATCAAACAAGGTGCACATCAGTTACTATGATGCTACAAATGGTAACCTTAAATATATTAGCAATGTCTCTGGTAAATGGATAAAAGAAACTATAGATGATGATGAAAATGCAATTGGTTTGTATACCTCCATTGCACTCGACACATCAGATAAGGTGCACATCAGCTATTTTGATAGTACTGATTCTAATCTTAAATATATTACAAATGCCTCTGGTACATGGATAGCAAATACAGTAGATAGCTCAGAAGACGTAGGCCGATATACTTCAATAGCAATTGACACATCAGACAAGGTACATATCAGCTACTATGACCTTACGAATGGCGACCTCAAATATGTCACTAATATAACAAACTCATGGGTACAATATACTGTGGATAGCAACAAAGATGTAGGTCAATATACTTCAATAGCAATTGATACATCAGGCAAGGTACATATCAGCTATTATTCAATATTTATGGGTGACCTGAAGTATGCCACTAACGCTTCTGGTGCATGGGTAATAACGCTTGTAGATACAAATGGAATTTTAGGACAATATACCTCCATTGCACTTGATACCTTGAACAAAGCACATATATGTTATTACAATTACTCTAGTAGGCATCTCAAATACACTACAAATGCATCTAACTCATGGGTAAAAGTTAATTTGGACAAGAGTGAAGTTGTAGGCACGTATAGCTCCATAGCTATTGATAAATCAAATAAGATACACATCAGTTATTATGACTCTCTCCATAATAACCTTAAGTATGCCACCAATGCCTCAGGCCTGTGGGAAACAGCCACGATAGATAGTAATGGAGATGTAGGTGAATATAGCTCCTTAGCACTTGATAGAGCAGGCAAAGTACACATCAGCTACTATGATGACACGAACAACAATCTTAAGTATGCCACGAATACATCAGGCACATGGGTAACAACCACTGTGGATAGCTATGGAGATGTAGGCAAATATTGTTCTTTGGCACTTGATACAGCGGGTAAGGTACATATCAGTTATTACGACGATACCAATGATAATCTTAAATATGCCACCAATATCCCGGATGCATGGATAGCAACTACTGTTGATAGTGATGGAATTGTTGGTAAATATACCTCTCTGGCGCTTGGTACAGCAGGTGATGTACATATCAGCTATTATGATGATACGAACCATGATCTTAAATATGCCATGAATGAATCCAACCAGTGGGTAGTAACTACAATGGACAGCAATGGAATTGTAGGCCAATATACCTCTCTGGCACTCGATACAGAGGGTAAAGTACATATCAGTTACTATGACGACACGAATGATGACCTCAAGTATGCCACAAATGTCTCAGGCTCATGGATAAAAAACACTGTGGATAGTAATGGATCTGTAGGCAGGTACACTTCCATTATATCTGGCGCACAAAGCAAGGTACGTATCAGTTATTACGATAGTTCAAAGGGTAACCTCAAATTTGCTGCCAATAGTTCAGGCTCATGGACAATGTGGCCACTAGACTTTCTTGGCGATGTAGGTGGGCACACCTCCATTGCTCTTAAATCAGGCAAGATACACATTAGCTATTATGATTATACGAACGGTGACCTCAAGTATATCACGAATACACCTAGTCTATAA
- a CDS encoding DUF3185 domain-containing protein: MRTYIIIGVLLIILGIVSFVYEGITFKTKEKVLEVGPIEATAEKTKKIPLPPIVGGLALAGGIALLVIGARRS; encoded by the coding sequence ATGAGGACATACATTATTATCGGGGTTTTGCTTATTATTTTGGGAATTGTATCTTTTGTGTATGAAGGCATTACTTTTAAAACCAAAGAAAAGGTGTTAGAAGTTGGTCCTATCGAAGCAACGGCTGAAAAGACCAAAAAAATTCCTTTGCCTCCAATTGTTGGTGGATTAGCATTAGCTGGGGGAATTGCGTTGTTGGTTATAGGAGCAAGAAGATCATAA
- a CDS encoding BON domain-containing protein, whose translation MKSLARYMIVFVFVAAMIGCAGSESKRSTGEYIDDSAITTKIKSAFASDPVVDALDIKVKTFRGNVQLSGFADTSEQAVRAEEIAEGVEGVESVENDIIVK comes from the coding sequence ATGAAAAGTTTGGCAAGGTATATGATTGTTTTTGTATTTGTTGCTGCAATGATAGGTTGTGCTGGTAGTGAGAGCAAAAGGAGCACCGGGGAATATATCGATGATTCAGCTATTACTACAAAAATAAAGTCTGCTTTTGCCTCTGACCCAGTTGTTGATGCTTTAGACATTAAGGTGAAGACTTTTAGAGGGAATGTACAGCTTAGCGGATTTGCAGATACATCTGAACAGGCGGTGAGGGCAGAAGAAATTGCAGAAGGTGTTGAAGGCGTCGAATCGGTCGAAAATGATATTATTGTAAAATAG
- the atpE gene encoding ATP synthase F0 subunit C, which yields MVYFAVLAVSVALIAIAAFGCAIGQGMAVYGATTSIARQPETAGKIQLVMFVGLAFIESLTIYSLMMSFMLLGKLPKTEAVLELIQHAVK from the coding sequence GTGGTTTATTTTGCAGTATTAGCAGTATCAGTGGCTTTGATAGCAATTGCAGCTTTTGGTTGTGCTATTGGACAAGGTATGGCAGTTTATGGTGCGACAACCAGCATAGCAAGACAGCCTGAAACGGCAGGTAAAATACAGCTTGTCATGTTTGTTGGTCTGGCCTTTATTGAATCATTAACAATCTATTCCTTGATGATGTCCTTTATGCTTCTTGGAAAATTACCAAAGACAGAGGCAGTTCTTGAATTAATTCAACACGCAGTGAAATAA